A region from the Leptospirillum ferriphilum ML-04 genome encodes:
- a CDS encoding glycogen synthase, which yields MKILFLSSEVSPFLKSGGLADVAGALPGALWRLAPGEIDIRVLTTGFGGVRNTSGISFQKEFLFSFPGGKGDAEVFQSGSRRDPDDLRVTFLDPLRLFDRPGLYGEDGVDYPDNFRRFVLWSYAIREWMRKESFHPDIVHGNDWQTGLFLALLEYWKKTGRDPRTMRSLFTIHNLAYKGLFPMEDLPLTGLSPDYGHFSRLEFYGKLAFIKGGICCADRVTTVSPTYREEVLSEPLGEGLSGALRERGTDFLGILNGIDDQVWDPGTDRALERTFSMNDLSGRWENRRSLLEQFSLPELSAVPVFGMVTRLAEQKGVDLSLEAIRSLLGEGIDFRLIILGSGTPELERQALDVARSAPDKVAVRIGFDDSLARRIFAGSDFFLMPSRFEPCGLSQMYAMRYGAIPIVNPTGGLKDTVDPSRTGIWIEELSARGIVDGMKKAIHLYANKKHFRNYIEHAMRTNNSWKERAKEYLEAYDRLLDNR from the coding sequence ATGAAAATCCTGTTTCTCTCATCGGAAGTCTCTCCCTTTTTGAAAAGCGGAGGGTTGGCCGATGTGGCCGGGGCCCTTCCCGGAGCCCTTTGGAGACTGGCTCCGGGAGAGATCGACATTCGTGTCCTGACGACGGGATTTGGGGGAGTCCGGAATACATCCGGGATCTCTTTTCAAAAAGAGTTTCTCTTTTCCTTTCCGGGAGGAAAAGGGGATGCCGAGGTGTTCCAGTCCGGATCCCGACGGGATCCGGACGACCTCCGGGTGACCTTTCTGGATCCCCTCCGTCTTTTTGACCGACCCGGTCTTTACGGAGAAGACGGGGTGGATTATCCGGACAACTTCCGTCGATTTGTCTTGTGGAGCTATGCGATCCGGGAATGGATGCGCAAAGAATCTTTCCATCCCGATATTGTCCATGGAAACGACTGGCAAACCGGTCTTTTTCTGGCGCTTCTGGAGTATTGGAAAAAGACCGGAAGAGATCCCCGGACAATGCGCTCTCTTTTTACGATTCACAATCTGGCCTACAAAGGGCTCTTTCCCATGGAGGATCTGCCACTGACAGGGCTTTCTCCGGATTATGGCCATTTTTCCAGGCTCGAGTTCTACGGAAAACTTGCCTTCATCAAAGGCGGCATCTGTTGCGCCGACCGGGTCACGACCGTCAGTCCCACCTACCGGGAGGAGGTTCTGTCCGAACCCCTCGGAGAAGGACTGAGCGGTGCCCTGCGGGAAAGAGGAACGGATTTTCTGGGCATTCTGAATGGAATCGACGATCAGGTCTGGGATCCCGGGACCGATCGGGCTCTCGAGCGCACGTTTTCCATGAACGACCTCTCCGGAAGATGGGAAAACAGGCGCTCCCTTCTCGAACAATTTTCTCTCCCCGAACTCTCCGCCGTTCCCGTGTTCGGAATGGTCACGCGCCTGGCAGAGCAGAAAGGCGTGGATCTGTCTCTGGAGGCCATCCGGTCGCTTCTGGGTGAGGGGATCGATTTTCGATTGATTATTCTGGGGTCAGGAACACCCGAACTTGAGAGGCAAGCTCTTGATGTCGCCAGGAGCGCTCCCGACAAAGTAGCGGTCCGGATCGGATTCGACGATTCGCTCGCCCGCCGGATTTTTGCCGGTTCGGACTTCTTTCTCATGCCCTCCCGATTCGAACCTTGCGGACTTTCCCAAATGTATGCGATGCGATATGGAGCGATTCCGATCGTCAATCCGACCGGGGGGTTGAAGGACACTGTCGATCCGTCCCGGACCGGTATCTGGATTGAAGAGCTCTCCGCAAGAGGGATTGTGGACGGGATGAAAAAGGCGATTCATCTGTATGCGAACAAGAAGCACTTCCGGAACTATATCGAACACGCGATGAGGACGAACAACTCCTGGAAGGAAAGGGCAAAAGAGTACCTCGAAGCATACGACCGGCTTCTCGACAACAGATAA
- a CDS encoding acyl-ACP desaturase, translating into MHLQTSVLRPIVSSFNLIGDDANWNRFTGLPWDQLNPSLLTEGQRGAVVFVSYVEDHLPGYFQEYQTLFPIEDAQTTEEAIHNRELFRFIVRWGFEEDKHAQVLTMYQLKSGIEPSEEVLERRMIEENRKSFSIGFSEPVQVFTYTLLQEKATQMYYQALGRRVTEPVLGKLLNYLSKDEARHYSFFCQLLEAFVRTAEDPEKEVLPMIEDVIYSYKMPLHNTMTDYRRKAILMAREAPDYDRNAPQAVLTAMLEKMAQKHERLNRPILKMTEKMRSRLSVR; encoded by the coding sequence GTGCACCTTCAAACATCCGTCCTCAGGCCGATCGTCTCCTCCTTCAACCTGATCGGCGACGATGCCAACTGGAACCGCTTTACGGGACTTCCCTGGGATCAACTGAACCCATCACTTTTGACGGAAGGCCAGCGAGGTGCCGTTGTTTTCGTCTCCTACGTGGAAGATCATCTTCCCGGTTATTTCCAGGAATACCAGACCCTGTTTCCGATTGAAGACGCGCAGACCACGGAAGAAGCCATTCATAACCGGGAACTTTTCCGATTTATTGTTCGGTGGGGGTTCGAGGAAGACAAGCACGCCCAGGTCTTGACGATGTATCAGCTCAAAAGCGGAATAGAGCCCTCGGAAGAAGTGCTGGAAAGGCGAATGATTGAAGAAAACCGAAAGTCCTTTTCCATCGGCTTTTCCGAACCGGTCCAGGTCTTTACCTACACGCTCCTGCAGGAAAAGGCCACCCAGATGTACTATCAGGCGCTCGGAAGAAGGGTGACCGAACCGGTTCTCGGGAAGCTTCTGAATTATCTGTCAAAAGACGAAGCGCGCCATTACTCCTTTTTCTGTCAGCTTCTGGAAGCCTTCGTGAGGACGGCGGAAGACCCGGAAAAGGAGGTTCTTCCGATGATCGAGGATGTGATCTACAGCTACAAGATGCCGTTGCACAACACCATGACCGACTATCGGCGCAAGGCTATCCTGATGGCCCGGGAAGCGCCCGACTATGACCGGAACGCCCCTCAGGCGGTTCTGACGGCCATGCTGGAAAAAATGGCCCAGAAACATGAACGCCTCAACCGTCCCATCCTCAAAATGACGGAAAAGATGCGTTCCCGGCTGAGCGTCCGTTAA
- a CDS encoding nitrite/sulfite reductase: protein MTQPEESKTAKHERIKGERNPWEMLPDILEYARQGFGAFPEEEFNVRLRWWGLYPQGDGTGTKGRTDPYFMLRLRIPGGKLSAGQFRLIGRLSAKYARGTADITVRQNIQFHWIPAEALPDIFEQLASEGITSMGACGDDTRNITACPLSGLDSHPRNDLSDLVAEATRALNGNPVFYNLPRKFKITLCGCESECTYPEINDVGITPVRHEDGREGFSVQVGGGLSTRPHFAVRLHFFLMREQIVPLLVGIASLFRDQDVLRQKRERARLKFLFLEQGWDRERFEKELSRYIDFLPEPWVPVEHHRPSQTIRDHTGFQRQKDAGKWSLGIPLNQGGLTPDLIDKIAWLSETYGEREIRLTPQQNVLIAGISENARDAVASHLGEWGLPLDGSRFLSRTVSCTGKSFCRLALVETKDWSKRLAEELDRLYPHPGKPLNIHVTGCPNDCGQQRIAEIGLQGVQFKGKDGVLQDGFDLFLGGETGSRKFFNARAGIRISQEQATPLLSRLVGMYEDSSDPEESFHDFVFREGFETIRELLKEEIAASGQD from the coding sequence ATGACCCAACCTGAAGAATCGAAGACAGCGAAGCATGAACGGATCAAAGGAGAACGAAATCCCTGGGAGATGCTCCCCGATATTCTGGAGTACGCCCGGCAGGGATTTGGCGCCTTTCCGGAAGAGGAGTTCAATGTCCGGCTTCGCTGGTGGGGTCTTTATCCCCAGGGGGACGGGACGGGAACAAAAGGAAGGACGGATCCGTATTTCATGTTGCGTCTTCGGATCCCCGGCGGAAAGCTTTCCGCCGGGCAGTTTCGGCTGATCGGCCGTCTTTCCGCCAAATACGCCCGGGGAACGGCGGACATCACGGTGCGTCAGAATATCCAGTTTCACTGGATTCCGGCCGAAGCCCTTCCGGACATCTTTGAGCAACTGGCGTCCGAAGGGATCACCAGTATGGGAGCCTGCGGCGATGATACTCGAAACATCACGGCCTGCCCCCTGAGCGGACTCGACTCTCATCCCCGCAACGACCTGTCGGATCTGGTTGCAGAGGCTACACGGGCCCTGAACGGAAATCCCGTTTTCTACAATCTTCCCCGGAAATTCAAGATCACCCTGTGCGGATGCGAATCGGAATGCACCTACCCGGAAATCAACGATGTCGGGATCACTCCGGTCCGCCACGAAGACGGTCGGGAGGGGTTCTCCGTGCAGGTCGGGGGAGGTCTTTCCACCCGCCCCCACTTTGCGGTTCGCCTCCATTTCTTTCTGATGCGGGAGCAGATTGTTCCGCTTCTGGTCGGCATTGCAAGTCTCTTTCGGGATCAGGATGTTCTTCGGCAAAAGAGGGAACGGGCCCGGCTGAAGTTTCTTTTTCTTGAGCAGGGCTGGGACCGGGAACGGTTCGAAAAAGAATTGTCCCGCTACATCGACTTTTTGCCGGAACCCTGGGTTCCCGTCGAGCATCATCGCCCCTCTCAAACCATCCGGGATCACACCGGTTTTCAGAGGCAGAAAGACGCTGGAAAGTGGAGTCTCGGGATCCCCCTGAACCAGGGAGGGCTCACGCCCGACCTGATTGACAAGATCGCCTGGTTGTCCGAAACCTATGGAGAGAGGGAGATTCGTCTCACGCCCCAGCAAAACGTGCTCATTGCAGGCATTTCCGAAAATGCCCGGGACGCGGTGGCTTCGCATCTGGGGGAGTGGGGCCTTCCGCTCGACGGATCCCGTTTTCTGTCCCGCACTGTCTCCTGCACCGGAAAAAGCTTTTGCCGTCTTGCCCTTGTCGAAACGAAAGACTGGTCGAAGAGACTGGCTGAAGAACTCGACCGTCTGTACCCTCATCCCGGCAAACCCCTGAACATCCATGTGACGGGATGCCCGAACGACTGCGGGCAGCAGCGGATCGCGGAGATCGGTCTGCAGGGCGTTCAGTTCAAGGGGAAGGACGGCGTTCTCCAGGACGGGTTCGATCTTTTTCTGGGCGGAGAGACCGGCTCCCGAAAGTTTTTCAATGCGCGGGCGGGGATCCGGATTTCCCAGGAACAGGCCACACCACTCCTCTCCCGTCTTGTGGGAATGTATGAAGATTCTTCCGATCCCGAAGAAAGCTTTCATGATTTTGTCTTCCGGGAAGGTTTCGAGACGATCCGGGAATTGCTCAAAGAAGAGATTGCTGCTTCCGGGCAGGATTAG
- a CDS encoding tyrosine recombinase → MQKAVRDLLDAFEEDLRVASGRSPHTTQAYLLDLFAFARFLGEHGLSLLDFSPEDVTHYFAHREDLAMRSRSRVLSAIRSWSRFLKRRGLPAIDPDTLPVPRLPRNLPGVLDEEEILRLLEAPDPKTDEGIRDRAILATFYASGLRVSELAELTLDRLNLNEEQIRVTGKGQKERVAFLDGLSCARLKLYLERVRPSTNTAEKTLFLTRRQTGFTRQGLWLLIKGYARQCGIDRSVSPHTLRHSFATHLLSHGMDIRSIQILLGHSDIQTTEIYTHVDIRMLAEDLAKYHPRGKRPEKDGQAPSPSLPRKPKPR, encoded by the coding sequence GTGCAAAAAGCCGTCCGCGACCTTCTCGATGCCTTCGAAGAGGATTTGCGCGTGGCGTCGGGACGGTCTCCCCACACAACCCAGGCCTACCTTCTTGATCTGTTCGCCTTCGCCCGGTTCCTGGGCGAACATGGCCTTTCTCTCCTCGACTTTTCTCCGGAAGACGTCACCCATTACTTTGCCCACCGGGAAGATCTCGCGATGCGCAGCCGTTCCCGTGTTCTCTCCGCCATCCGGAGCTGGTCGCGTTTTTTGAAAAGACGGGGTCTGCCCGCCATCGACCCGGACACCCTTCCCGTCCCCCGTCTTCCCCGGAACCTTCCAGGCGTTCTGGACGAAGAGGAAATCCTCCGTCTTCTGGAGGCTCCGGATCCCAAAACCGACGAGGGCATCCGCGACCGGGCCATCCTGGCGACATTCTATGCTTCGGGATTGCGCGTCTCGGAACTGGCCGAACTGACGCTCGACCGGCTCAATCTGAACGAAGAGCAGATCCGGGTGACCGGCAAAGGACAAAAAGAACGGGTGGCTTTTCTGGACGGGTTATCTTGCGCAAGGCTCAAACTTTATCTTGAGCGGGTCCGCCCGTCGACCAACACCGCGGAAAAAACCCTGTTTCTGACGCGGCGACAGACGGGGTTCACCCGTCAGGGCCTCTGGCTTCTGATCAAAGGATACGCCCGACAGTGCGGCATCGATCGGAGCGTCTCGCCCCATACGCTCCGACATTCCTTCGCCACGCACCTTCTGTCGCACGGGATGGACATCCGGTCCATCCAGATCCTGCTGGGCCACTCCGACATCCAGACGACGGAAATCTATACTCACGTCGACATCCGGATGCTCGCCGAAGACCTGGCCAAGTATCACCCGAGAGGAAAACGGCCGGAAAAAGACGGCCAGGCCCCTTCTCCTTCCCTTCCCCGAAAACCGAAACCCCGATGA
- a CDS encoding coproporphyrinogen-III oxidase family protein, with product MDDDLSAFQKIRTLYVQVPFCPERCDYCSLPVSLKTERAPAYLRALFREKKRLMEREDLSGLETLYVGGGTPTFLPPALLEDLLEGLQKDLPTLKEMTVESRPDTVTPDILHLLRSCGVTRLSFGIESVRSEHMRFLGRTINVVEPVRFLKFVRNYFPGSVSMDFIAGGEGFSKDAFLQEAHALFSEGLDHLSLYPLTVEERTSLKGRLIRGEISSGTEEAAGVLWEGVVRELSLMGWFRYEVANFSRSPDTVCRHNHLVWQGYDYAGIGAGAHQRIRSVRTINVRSIVSYENRLSLLGPPFEKREVLDQNERILEILYTNARLSNGFPLSWLFCQDRTNGGGGMDLSDLVEEGYLDSGAYSSDRVIFTEKGRDLLDGLMGEIWSRLRS from the coding sequence ATGGACGATGACCTTTCCGCTTTCCAAAAAATACGGACATTGTATGTCCAGGTTCCGTTTTGTCCGGAGCGCTGCGATTACTGCAGCCTCCCCGTCTCCCTGAAAACGGAGCGGGCTCCCGCGTACCTCCGGGCGCTGTTCCGGGAGAAAAAAAGACTGATGGAGCGGGAAGACCTCTCCGGCCTTGAAACACTGTATGTCGGCGGAGGAACGCCCACCTTTCTCCCTCCCGCTCTTCTGGAAGACCTGCTGGAGGGCCTTCAGAAAGACCTTCCGACTCTGAAGGAAATGACGGTGGAGTCCCGGCCGGATACCGTCACCCCGGATATTCTTCATCTCCTCCGTTCCTGTGGCGTCACGCGCTTGTCTTTTGGGATAGAGTCCGTACGGTCGGAACACATGCGCTTTTTGGGCCGTACGATAAATGTTGTTGAACCTGTACGGTTTTTAAAATTCGTACGGAATTATTTTCCCGGATCCGTCTCGATGGACTTCATCGCCGGAGGAGAGGGATTTTCGAAAGACGCTTTTCTCCAGGAAGCGCACGCGCTTTTCTCGGAAGGTCTCGACCATCTCTCCCTTTACCCTCTGACGGTCGAGGAGCGGACCTCCCTGAAGGGACGCCTGATCCGCGGGGAAATCTCCTCCGGGACGGAAGAAGCGGCAGGAGTGCTCTGGGAAGGGGTGGTCCGGGAGCTTTCCTTGATGGGCTGGTTTCGCTATGAAGTGGCCAACTTTTCCCGCTCTCCGGATACTGTCTGCCGGCACAACCACCTTGTCTGGCAGGGGTACGACTACGCGGGAATCGGGGCGGGAGCCCATCAGCGCATTCGTTCCGTACGAACAATAAACGTACGATCTATTGTTTCGTACGAAAATAGACTTTCGCTCTTGGGTCCACCATTTGAGAAAAGGGAAGTTCTGGATCAAAACGAACGTATTCTGGAAATTCTCTATACGAACGCACGGCTTTCGAACGGATTTCCTCTCTCCTGGCTTTTCTGCCAGGATCGAACGAACGGTGGCGGGGGAATGGACCTTTCCGATCTGGTGGAAGAAGGCTATCTGGATTCCGGAGCGTATTCTTCCGATCGGGTGATTTTTACCGAAAAAGGGCGGGATCTTCTGGATGGGTTGATGGGAGAAATCTGGTCCCGGTTGCGGTCGTGA
- a CDS encoding AAA family ATPase — MTPEDLFRQVEICHSIEKRLNTVFLERGEVIRMAFLALLSQEHVYQIGPPGTGKSLLVRTLVEHIFGARYFETLLHGEVTLSSLAAAEGFREAQVVFLDEVFRAPKNTLLGLLPVLNERIIYSPAGRRLPLLSLFAASNQNPSPADGLDAFYDRFTYRSLVRPIRSGENFLKLLLSASENSGTDQAPLHLLELAGCRQTIQSSVRLDASAKEGFLFLRERLNHEGIVLSDRRWRKVVLAAQTIAVYSFSESVNSRHLRELSCVLWSYPPEIRSIDRILGEID, encoded by the coding sequence ATGACCCCCGAAGACCTCTTTCGTCAGGTGGAAATCTGCCACTCCATCGAAAAACGACTGAACACGGTGTTTCTGGAGAGGGGGGAGGTGATCCGCATGGCGTTTCTGGCGCTTTTGAGCCAGGAACACGTCTATCAGATCGGGCCACCCGGAACCGGGAAGAGTCTTCTCGTGCGCACGCTGGTGGAACATATTTTCGGGGCGCGCTACTTCGAGACACTTTTGCACGGGGAAGTGACTCTCTCCTCCCTGGCGGCCGCCGAAGGGTTCCGGGAGGCCCAGGTCGTCTTTCTCGACGAAGTCTTCCGGGCCCCCAAAAATACCCTGTTGGGTCTCTTGCCTGTCCTGAATGAACGCATCATTTATTCCCCGGCCGGCCGACGCCTCCCGCTTCTCTCTCTTTTTGCGGCAAGCAACCAGAACCCGTCTCCTGCCGACGGACTGGACGCGTTTTACGACCGGTTCACCTACCGCTCTCTTGTCCGCCCGATCCGTTCCGGAGAAAACTTCCTGAAACTTCTCCTTTCCGCAAGCGAAAATTCCGGGACCGACCAAGCTCCTCTCCACCTTCTTGAACTTGCCGGATGCCGACAGACCATCCAAAGCAGCGTCAGACTGGATGCGTCCGCGAAAGAAGGATTCCTTTTTCTGCGGGAACGCCTGAACCACGAGGGGATCGTTCTGTCCGACCGGCGTTGGCGCAAGGTGGTCCTCGCCGCCCAGACGATCGCCGTCTATTCCTTTTCAGAATCAGTCAATTCCCGTCACCTGCGTGAGCTTTCCTGCGTTCTCTGGTCGTACCCTCCCGAGATCCGGAGTATCGACCGGATCCTGGGAGAAATCGACTAA